In Methanoregula formicica SMSP, the DNA window ACCTATGTCGAACACGAAGTAGACCGGCTTGCATTGGAGTACGGGGAGGCAGCAAAGGGAGACCTGACGGTTTCCTATGACCTCACGCCTCCAGATGATGATACTAGGGCTATTCACGGGATTGTCAAAAAACTGCAGGACTCCGTGCGGGAGATCATCAAGAACCTCCGGATCAACATCGAGGATGTCAACAGCAAAATGGAGAACTTGACGTCCACGGCCCAGAATGTGACCCGGAGTATCGAAGATGCCTCGAAAGGTGTCCAGCATATCGCGATCAATACCGGCAAGGTCAGCGATAACTCCACCAAGATCGCCGGGGGCTTCGAGCAGATCACCAAGGCCATGCAGGACATGAGCGCTGCAGTTGAGGAGATCACCTCCAGCATGGAATCGGTTTCAGCCCTTTCAAAAGAGACGGACGATCTCTCGGTGAAGGGGGCAGAACTGGCAGGAAATGCCGAGAAGAGCATGGGCGAGATCGCCAAGACCTCGGACCATGTCTATGTGATCGTGCAGGATGTGGAGAAGCAGATGGGGGAGATTACCAAGATCGTTGGTATCATCCGCGATCTCGCCAACCAGACCAACCTCCTCGCCCTGAACGCGGCGATCGAGGCTGCACGCGCCGGGGAAGCGGGAAGGGGCTTCGCGGTCGTGGCGACCGAAGTGAAATCGCTGGCTCAGGAGTCGCGGAACTCTGCTGAGAAGATCGAGGAGATGATCGCCGCCTTGCAGAAGAGCACCCAGAGCGCTGCATCTGCTATGGGCGAGAGCAAGGCCGTTGTCGAACGGGGCGAGAAGATGGTCTCAGAGACCGTTGTATCGTTCAGGAACATTGCATCGGCAGTCCAGAAAGTGGCCATGAGTGCCTCGGAAGTTGCCGCTGCAACCGAGGAGCAGGCAGCAACCACGGAAGAGGTCACCGCAAACATCAACGAACTGGCAGGCTTTATCGACCAGACCGCAAAGGAAGCCTCCGATGCGGCTGCGGCAACCGAGGAGTCCTCCGCCGCCATCGACGAGATCACGCGGATGGTCCAGTCCGTTGCATCGACCGCGGTCGATGTAACCGACGCCAACCGTAAATTCAAGGTCAGCTGATCCGGGGGTAATGC includes these proteins:
- a CDS encoding methyl-accepting chemotaxis protein, encoding MEEDHTKIERRAVALFHQSPYPTALWDTDLKIFDVNKAFSELTGISKDRALAMRPTDFTVISASGEGFEEARTLRRAAKGEGVFKFPTGVRTVVRFTIPLLDQKGEIENILTIYQDVTTERQQMDDIKAAHEKSAKVYTYVEHEVDRLALEYGEAAKGDLTVSYDLTPPDDDTRAIHGIVKKLQDSVREIIKNLRINIEDVNSKMENLTSTAQNVTRSIEDASKGVQHIAINTGKVSDNSTKIAGGFEQITKAMQDMSAAVEEITSSMESVSALSKETDDLSVKGAELAGNAEKSMGEIAKTSDHVYVIVQDVEKQMGEITKIVGIIRDLANQTNLLALNAAIEAARAGEAGRGFAVVATEVKSLAQESRNSAEKIEEMIAALQKSTQSAASAMGESKAVVERGEKMVSETVVSFRNIASAVQKVAMSASEVAAATEEQAATTEEVTANINELAGFIDQTAKEASDAAAATEESSAAIDEITRMVQSVASTAVDVTDANRKFKVS